AATGATCACCTGGCACCTCAGGTGCAATCATCATGTCTTGAACTTCTTCTCTGAGGTCTCCGACCCCCCTGACCCCTCCCCTGACCCTTGACCTCTTGACCCAAGGTGAGTCCGTTTCAGCGCACCCTGGGATGAGCCTCTCTGAGACGACGAtgaccccccctcctcctcctcctccaccagggTCCTAGTGCCTGCTGATTTCAACtctaaggtctctctctctccctcggagTCTGAGGATTCAAATAGGTCTGGAGCCAGGCGACCCCTACAGCCTACCGGCACCTCAGTCATGTCAAGGTGCTGCAGCCCGTTCAGCCCAGGGCTGTGGTGTCTGGAACTAGGGGGGATCCAGCGACTATGATCGGACTCGTCGGCCTCTTCAGGACTATCTAAGCCCTCGGCCATCCTCTCTAAAGcagccctcctctccccaacCCTTCCTGCCCGGGACTCGTTCCTCTGCTGCAGGGCGTCTTGAGACAGAAGGGAGGCGATGAGGAGCCCCTCCTGCTCCGCTCGGTCGTCCTGGCTGTCCAGAGACACCGCAGGGCTAGAACCAGGGAGAGTGTGCGACGTGCGTCTCCCCGTTTTAGAGCCACTTCTGTGGGGTCCGATCTGAACCGAGTCCTGGTCCTGCTGAAGCTCCGTGGAGGACGCGGAGGAGGATGAGGCCTCGTCGATTGAGATCTTGGGGTAGGAGCAGGAGTCGACCCCCCCGGGGTACAAGGCCTGGGCGGACTCGGGGCGCCCCCCACTGGACAGGCGGGGGAAATGCATGCGGCGCCACCGGGCTGCAGTACGTTGTCTCCTACtggctctcctctgctcctcgTCCTCAGagctggtggaggaggtggaagaggaggagctAGAGGAGGCGCCGGCGGGGGAGGAGGTGGGGCTGGAGAGGGTGGAGTTGTCTCGGGGGCTGGGAGAGCGAGGCCGGGGCATGGGGTCTGGCCAGAATCCACTGGAGTCAGAGTCCTCTCCCACCAGGTCCAATAAGAACACAGACTGCTGATATCTGCTGCCACGCCTCCTCGGCTGCAGTGGCTCCACCCCTTCAGTATGCTCCGCCCCCGAGGCCTCGGGGGCAGCTAATGAGGACGATGAGGAGTGGTCTGAGTCGACGGTAGCAGCAGCAGAGGGCGGTACAGGCGCGGCGACTCCACTCCCAACCAGGACCCCGGCGCCGTCTCCTACAGCCCGTGTGGAACGCCGTCCCCTGGCGTGGAGCTGCAGGATGGCCCCCTCACTCAGGTCACTGTCTGAGTCCGAACTCCAGCCCTCGATCTCCCGACGAACCAGAGAGTCAAAGAAGGCCATCATacgaggatcctcctggatggaCTGAGATGACATGCAACAGTTCTTAATTAGTCAccacaaaatgtgtgtgtgtagggagggtgttatatgaaaaagtaatgcactatatatgaaaaagtagtgcactatatagggaaaagtagtgcactatatagggaaaaatagtgcactgtatagggaaaagtagtgcactatatagggaaaaatagtgcactatatagggaaaaatagtgcactgtatagggaaaagtagtgcactatatatgaaaaagtagtgcactatatatgaaaaagtagtgcactatatatgaaaaagtagtgcactatatatgaaaaagtagtgcactatatatgaaaaagtagtgcactatatatgaaaaagtagtgcactatatatgataaggtagtgcactatatagggactcaTTTGGGACGTGGACCGGTGTTACCTGTGAGACGTAGTCGTGGCTCAGGCCGCTGCCGCTGTTCAGGACCAAGTTGATGTACTCCTCGTGGCTGTACAGACTCCTGGACTCCTCCACAAGACTATCCAGGTCTCCCAGACTCTCCGTCTGCTGGTAGGGGCTCCACGCCTGGGGAGAGGACGGAGGGGTTtcagggggaagaggagaaggacaggagaggagggttagagtttaAATTGAACACCTGGTTGGGCCTGTATCAGCTCTCACACCTCTGGTACGTTGAAGAAGATGATGGACAAACAGCAGCCTTGGGACCACCTGGAGGAGCGGAGGTTGAGATTAATTAACACCACATCCTTTCCTTTTACAAGCTCAGGCAGCTACGTTTGTCTGGGctggagagtggcagagagacagTGGATAGTGGCAGAGAGACAGTGGATAGGGGCAGAGAGACCgtggagagtggcagagagacagtggagagtggcagagagacagtggataggggcagagagacagtggataggggcagagagacagtggataggggcagagagacagtggataggggcagagagacagtggataggggcagagagacagtggataggggcagagagacagtggataggggcagagagacagtggataggggcagagagacagtggataggggcagagagacagtggATAGGGGCAGAGAGACCGTGGATAGGGGCAGAGAGACCGTGgataggggcagagagacagtggagaggggcagagagaccgtggagagtggcagagagacagtggataggggcagagagacagtggataggggcagagagacagtggataggggcagagagacagtggataggggcagagagacagtggatagtggcagagagacagtggataggggcagagagacagtggatagtggcagagagacagtggatagtggcagagagacagtggatagaggcagagacagtggagaggggcagagagacagtggATAGGGGCAGAGAGACCGTGGATAGGGGCAGAGAGACCGTGGATAGGGGCAGAGAGACCGTGGATAGGGGCAGAGAGACCGTGGATAGGGGCAGAGAGACCGTGGATAGGGGCAGAGAGACCGTGgataggggcagagagacagtggataggggcagagagacagtggataggggcagagagacagtggATAGGGGCAGAGAGACCAtggaagagagacagtggagattgGCAGAGAGACCgtggagagtggcagagagacCGTGGATAGGGGCAGAGAGACCGTGGATAGGGGCAGAGAGACCGTGGATAGGGGCAGAGAGACCgtggagagtggcagagagaccgtggagagtggcagagagaccatggaagagagacagtggagattgGCAGAGAGACCgtggagagtggcagagagacCGTGGATAGGGGCAGAGAGACCGTGGATAGGGGCAGAGAGACCGTGGATAGGGGCAGAGAGACCGTGgataggggcagagagacagtggATAGTGGCAGAGAGACCgtggagagtggcagagagactgtggaagagagacagtggagattgGCAGAGAGACCGTGGAGTGGCAGAGAGACCGtggaagagagacagtggagaggggcagagagacagcggagaggggcagagagacagcggagaggggcagagagacagcggagaggggcagacagagacagcggagaggggcagagagacagtggagagggccagagagacagtggagagtggcagagagacagtggagagtggcagagagacagTGGATAGAGGTGAAGAGACTGTCGATAGAGGTGAAGAGACAGAGTtgtctcagtcagagacagtcgATAGAGGTGAAGAGACAGAGTTGTCTCAGTCCGTCTTCACCTCAAGCCCTGTGATTCATAAAGGGACAGAGACCCATACAGGTGGTGGGGAATCACCTAGAGTTTGATCACCCGATATTCTAGATGACCCTTTGAATGAGCACCCACTATGTTGTGTTAACTAGCAGTTTGAGTTTGTGTATTTAccataacatataacatataaccaTAACATTGTGTATTTACCACAACCACGTGTAATGTCTGGGTGTCCATTAGTTTAGGCATCAAAAGTTAACTTCAATTCGATCGAGTTGCACCATAAAACCGCTCGGAAATACCGAAGAATGccgtcatttttgttttgttttgttggtgaTATCATATGGAGGATCCACCGAGACCAATCCCAACAAcagccctcttcctggagatctactgtcctgtaggttttcagtccaaccctcttcctggagatctactgtcctgtaggttttcagtccaaccctcttcctggagatctactgtcctgtaggttttcagtccaaccctcttcctggagatctactgtcctgtaggttttcagtccaaccctcttcctggagatctactgtcctgtaggttttcagtccaaccctcttcctggagatctactgtcttgtaggttttcagtccaaccctcttcctggagatctactgtcctgtaggttttcagtccaaccctcttcctggagatctactgtcctgtaggttcagtccaaccctcttcctggagatctactgtcctgtaccttCTGGTGCAGGAGATCCCCGAGCTGCCTGGAGCAGCCGAGCAGGATCATGTGGGAAATCTGATTGGTTGATTACGTCACACCTCCTCGTGATTGGTGGATTGTAGCTCACCACAGCAAACGCGCATGTCTTCATGGTTGGCTAAGATTAACCAGAAATCTCCACATGATGTTGACAAATAGTGCATTCTATATAGTTAAGTTaataaatatttcaaaacataaccatttttaaaaatatagttatagttagacaaAGTAATGTAGCTGTAGTTGGCTATGACCACACTACGTTGTTACTTcggtaaataaaaaaaaaaaactcatacTACCTTCCCTTTAAAAAGTGAGTTCAGCCTTCCGGGTGGCTAAGGGCGCTGTGCCATCAGAGATTCTAGGTTCGAGCCCAGCCGTAACCGGCCGCGGCTGGGaggtccgggttagggagggcttggtcggtagggatatccttgtctcatcgcgcaccagcgcctcctgtggcgggccgggcgtagtgcgcgctaaccaaggtagccaggtgcacggtgtttcctccgacacattggtgcggctggcttccgggttgggatgcgcgctgtgttaagaagcagtgcggcttggttgggttgtgtatcggaggacacatgactttcaaccttcgtctctcccgagcccgtacgggagttgtagcgatgagacaagatagtagctactaaaaaactATTGGAGACcacgaaattggagagaaaaaggggtaaaattcaccGGAAAAACGTAAGTTCCAAGACAAATTGtgatgtaatgtattgacatGATGTTGTAATGATATGAATCAATCGTGTCCCAAGTAATTTGACAAATAACTAAGTCACAAACCTTAGTTATTAATAACTAAGTCACAAATAACTAAGTCACATACCTTAGTTATTAATAACTAAGTCACAAACCTTAGTTATTAATAACTAAGTCACAAACCTTAGTTATTAATAACTAAGTCACAAACCTTAGTTATTAATAACTAAGTCACAAACCTTAGTTATTAATAACTAAGTCAAACCTTAGTTATTAATAACTAAGTCACAAATAACTAAGTCACAAACCTTAGTTATTAATAACTAAGTCACAAACCTTAGTTATTAATAACTAAGTCACAAACCTTAGTTATTAATAACCAAGTCACAAACCTTAGTTATTAATAACTAAGTCACAAACCTTAGTTATTAATAACCAAGTCACAAACCTTAGTTATTAATAACCAAGTCACAAACCTTAGTTATTAATAACTAAGTCACAAACCTTAGTTATTAATAACTAAGTCACAAACCTTAACTGTTATAAATGATGTAAATAGAGTGAGAGAAAAAACCAAACCTCAATGACGTCAAACGAACATTCAACCACGGAGAGATGGAAAAACTAAATCACGACGATGACTTGACGTGCACGCATCACTGACGACGTAATGGTGAGGTCACTGACGACGACATCCCCGCTAACGTACCTTGATGACCTTCTCGACCCCGGAGGAGCAGATCATATAAGTGCTGGGGTTAAACCGGACTTGGTTCACGATGGAACGGTGACCTTTCAGGACCATGGACGCTCCGTTGACCACACGACCCGGGCCTCCTGGAAGGGGGGAGCGGGGCGGAACAAGAGAGAGACTGTAATCTCAGGGACACAGATGGACACACCGATAAGAAACACACACTTACCTGCTTCAGGATCCTTGGGGATTCTCCACATGTAAAGGTTGAAGTCATCTGATCCAGACAAGATGTACTGGAGGAAGACAACAGAGATTAAGACAACCcccaatgacaccctattccctatatagtgcactactttagaccggagccctattccctatatagtgcactactttagaccggagccctattccctatatagtgcactactttagaccggagccctattccctatatagtgcactactttagaccggagccctattccctatatagtgcactactttagaccggagccctattccctatatagtgcactactttagaccggagccctattccctatatagtgcactactttagacctgagccctattccctatatagtgcactactttagaccagagccctattccctatatagtgcactactttagaccagagccctattccctatatagtgcactactttagaccagagccctattccctatatagtgcactactttagaccggagccctattccctatatagtgcactactttagaccagagccttatcccatatatagtgcactactttagaccggagccctattccctatatagtgcactactttagaccggagcgctattccctatatagtgcactactttagaccagagccctattccctatatagtgcactactttagaccggagccctattccctatatagtgcactactatagaccagagccctattccctatatagtgcactactttagaccagggccctattccctatatagtgcactactttagatcagaaccctattccctatatagtgcactactttagatcagaaccctattccctatatagtgcactactttagatcagaaccctattccctatatagtgcactactttagaccagggccctattccccaTTTCAGTAGAGGCATagtatgcatcccaaatgccctatgtgcttttaaaaaaaattaaaaaaaataaaaaataaaaaagttcactatatagggaatagggttgcaTTTGGGACGctcacattacagacagacaggacaacagaacccacacacagacagacgggacaacagaacccacacacagacagacgggacaacagaacccacacacagacagacgggacaacagaacccacacacagacagacgggacaacagaacccacacacagacagacgggacaacagaacccacacacagacagacgggacaacagaacccacacagacagacgggaCAACAGAaccccacacagacagacgggacaacagaacccacacacagacagacgggacaacagaacccacacacagacagacgggacaacagaacccacacacagacagacgggacaacagaacccacacacagacagacgggacaacagaacccacacacagacagacgggacaacagaacccacacacagacagacgggacaacagaacccacacacagacagacgggacaacagaacccacacacagacagacgggacaacagaacccacacacagacagacgggacaacagaacccacacacagacagacgggacaacagaacccacacacagacagacgggacaacagaacccacacacagacagacgggacaacagaacccacacacagacaga
This genomic stretch from Oncorhynchus keta strain PuntledgeMale-10-30-2019 chromosome 29, Oket_V2, whole genome shotgun sequence harbors:
- the dcaf5 gene encoding DDB1- and CUL4-associated factor 5, whose amino-acid sequence is MRNRKLARLTAPGKMKEVKGCGMRSSVGFLSQRRLFGNPLMKEEFQRLRLAGCTSLYKKDMLGHFGCVNAIEFSNNGGEYLVSGGDDRRVLLWNMERALHARSAKPLKLKGEHLSNIFCLAFDSTNKRVFSGGNDEQVILHDVERGETLNVFLHDDAVYGLSVSPVNDNVFASSSDDGRVLIWDTRERPHGEPFCLANYPSAFHSVMFNPAEPRLLATANSKEGVGLWDIRKPRTSLLRYGGSMSLQSAMSVRFNSAGTQLLALRRRLPPVLYELHSRLPSFQFDNQGYFNSCTMKSCCFAGDEDQYILSGSDDFNLYMWRIPKDPEAGGPGRVVNGASMVLKGHRSIVNQVRFNPSTYMICSSGVEKVIKAWSPYQQTESLGDLDSLVEESRSLYSHEEYINLVLNSGSGLSHDYVSQSIQEDPRMMAFFDSLVRREIEGWSSDSDSDLSEGAILQLHARGRRSTRAVGDGAGVLVGSGVAAPVPPSAAATVDSDHSSSSSLAAPEASGAEHTEGVEPLQPRRRGSRYQQSVFLLDLVGEDSDSSGFWPDPMPRPRSPSPRDNSTLSSPTSSPAGASSSSSSSTSSTSSEDEEQRRASRRQRTAARWRRMHFPRLSSGGRPESAQALYPGGVDSCSYPKISIDEASSSSASSTELQQDQDSVQIGPHRSGSKTGRRTSHTLPGSSPAVSLDSQDDRAEQEGLLIASLLSQDALQQRNESRAGRVGERRAALERMAEGLDSPEEADESDHSRWIPPSSRHHSPGLNGLQHLDMTEVPVGCRGRLAPDLFESSDSEGERETLELKSAGTRTLVEEEEEGGSSSSQRGSSQGALKRTHLGSRGQGSGEGSGGSETSEKKFKT